The following DNA comes from Campylobacter concisus ATCC 51562.
GATAAATTTACTTTTATACTTAAATAAATATATTAAATATAATAAATAACATTATTTTTGTCCTATTATCAAAATTCACCCTTTGGGTGCAAAATTTCTTTTAGCTCGCTATCACTTAACTTGTAATTATAAAATCTCTCGTAAAACTCTTTTGTTTTTTGCTCTAAATTTAGATCACTAAATTGCTCTGGATAAAATGTCTTAGCCAGCCAAAGCGGATAAAGCGCACCCTCAGCACTTCTTACACTCCAAAGATAAACGCCACTTGGCACTACAAAAATTTGCCCATTTTGCACAGCTTTTAGCTTGGCAAATGATGCGTTTTTAGCGATGGCATCGGCACTTTTTTGTGAATTTGTAATGATGATGTCTGGGTTGAATATGATGACTTGTTCTTCGTTTATCGCTTTTGAAATTTTAAAATCCCCATCGCTTAGCTCTGAGCTTAAATTTATACCGCCAGCCACACTAATATACTCAGCGCCGATATCCTTTGAGCTAATGGTGTTAAAATTTCCAGAGCTATAGTTAAGCACAAGAACTCTCTTTTTTGGCGTTAAATTTGCTGTTTTTTTGGCTTACAAATTTTATGTTGTCATTAAAATAGTCATTAAACTCACGCGCTCTTTTTACACTCTTTTCGCCCCAAATTTCAGCGATCTTACTAAAGCTATCTTGTATCTCTTTGATGCTTTGAAATTTATCTATCTTCACAACTGCGATGCCAGCGCTCTCTAACTGAGCCTTGCTATTTTCATCAAACATCATACCAATTGGCCCAAAAACAACTTGCGTTTTTGAAGCGATAATCGTTTCAACACTGCTACTTAGCATGCCACTTTTGTTGTCATTGCTCTTTATCTTTGGAAAAATTTTTGACATTAGTGGAGGCAGTTTTGGCGCACCGCTAATTATGTGATCTTCGTTGCCAAGCATCGCAGAGACCTGCACAAATGCCCCTATCAAAGGCGTTGCACGCTCGATAACATCAGGCACTTCAACCTTTTTATCGTCGCTATCAAGCACCACTCTTGCTTGCAAACTAACAAGTAAAAAAGCCAAAAGTAAAATTTTCTTAAACATATTTTCTCCTTTCAATCCACCATCACGCAAGAGTAATGCTCGCGCTCATCGATGATATTTTTCACCACTCGTATATCTACGCCGTAAATTTTCTTTAAATTTTTGCCGTTCATCACCTCGCTAGCCTCGCCGTAGATGTAGTTTTTATCACGCCCAAGCATCGCAACCTTTGCATTTAGATAAAAGACCTGCTCTGGCTGATGTGAGGTTAAGATGATGATGTAGCCTTGCTTTGCGAGCATTTTTATCTCTTTTAAAACTCGCATTTGGTTGCCAAAGTCTAAATTTGCCGTTGGCTCATCAAGTAGCATCACCTTTGAGCGTTGCGCTAATGCCCTAGCTATGAGCACCATTTGCCGCTCGCCGCCACTTAGATCGGTGTAAATTTTATCTTTAAAGCTCTCTAAATTTAGCGTCTTTAACGCGTCTAGCGCTATCTTTTCATCCTCTTTGCTAGGACGCTCAAATATACCAAGTCTGGCATTTGCACTCATCATCACCACGTCAAAAACGCTAAAAGCAAATGGCGGTGTGTGAGCTTGCGGGACGTAGCTTATAAAGCTTGCTCGCTCTTTTTCGCTCATCTTTAGCACATTTTTGCCGTCTATTAAAATTTCGCCCCCAAGTGGCTTTAAAAAGCCAAGTATCGTCTTAAATGTTGTCGTTTTGCCAACGCCGTTGCTACCAAGCAGGCAAAAGATGTCGCCATCTTGTAAATTTGCATTGAAATTTTCTATAACGACCTTTTTGTCGTAGCCACAGTTTAAATTTTTTATCTCAAATTTCACGCAAAACCCTTTTTGCTCTTATAGAGCAGATAGACAAAAACAGGTGCGCCAACTAGCGAAGTGATGACGCCAAGCGGGATCTCGCTTGCCATTAGGCTGCGTGAAGTGGTATCGACTATAAGCAAAAATAGCCCTCCGCCAAGCAGAGAAGCTGGAAATAGCGTGATGAAATTTGCCCCTACGACAAAGCGCATGATGTGAGGGATGACAAGCCCCACCCAGCCCACGATACCGCAAAATGAGACACAAGTAGCGGTTAGAAGCGTTGAAGCGATGATGATTATGATGTTATAAAATTTCACATTTAGCCCCATCGCCCTAGCCTCTTCTTCGCCAAAGCTAAGCGTATTTAGCTTGTAGCGAAGCATGAAAAGTGGTACAAGGCAGATCATAACTACGCAAAAAAGCAGAGCTAAATTTTTATATCCGCCGCTTCTTGCAAGGCTTCCCATCAGCCAAAAAGTGACTTCTGGTAGCTTATCTTCGCTATCGGCTAGAAATTTTATTAGCGAGCTAAGCGCCCCAAAAAGAGATGAGATGACGATGCCAGTTAGCACCATCACGAGTAAATTTAGCCTACCCTTTGCGATGACGCTGCTTATAAAAACGACGGCAAAAACAGCAAAAAGACCGCAAGCAAAGGCGCTAAGCTGCACGCCTATGTAGTTAAAATTTAAGATGATAGCCACGCTCGCCCCCACAGCTGCGCCACTTGAGACGCCAAGGATGTCAGGCGAGACTAGAGGGTTTTTAAAAAGGCCTTGATAGACAGCTCCAGAGCTAGCAAGCGCTGCACCAACAAGGACGGCAAAAAGCACCCTTGGCAAGCGAATGAGCGTAAAGACCGTGTAGCCTTGCTCGTCGCCTGGTTGCTCGTTTAAAATGGCCGATCTTATAAACTCAAAAATTTGCGCGTAACTTATCTCGTAGCGTCCGATGCCTAGCGAAAAAAAGAGCACCAGCAAAAGAAGCGCAAATAATGCGAAAATGATCTTTTGACTACTCAAATTTCATCTCCCGCACATCCCACCAGATGAGATAGCTCTTTGTTGCTCTTTTAAATTTATATCCGTCATTTGTTTTAGTAAGATACTTTTCTACATTTTTTTTGTAAATTTCTTCTTTTTGGGGCGCTATCTCGCCAACAAATCTAAAATAAGAAAACGCCTCTTCAAGGCTAGCAAAATCCCTCTCAAAAATGGTGTCGATTATCTTTAAATTTGGATTTGCTCCCATGTCGTAAGCGATGTTAAAGATAAAGTTGTAGCCAAATCTCCTATCGCTAAAACCTGCCTCTTTTTCATCTTTTATCCCTTTTAAGAAGTCTTGCCAGAACGTCTTTAAACTTGGATAATCCATTAAAAAAGAGGTCATCACGACATATTTTTTAGCAAATCTGCAAAGCTTTTTTATATCAAAAAGTCCAACTGAGCGTGATGCTAGCACAATATCGTGTTTTGGTAGGTCTTTTATGCTTTGCTCATCGCTCCAGTCTTTTTGGATGAAATTTATATTTTTCGCTCCAGCCTCTTTTGCGTTTTTCTTGGCGTATTCAAGCATTTTTGCAAACGGATCTAGCGCACTTACGCTCTTTGCTAGCTTTGCAAGTGGCACGCTAAGCCTTGCAGGACCACACCCAACGTCAAGCACGCTGTCATCTTTTGTGATAGGTAAATTTGAGAGCAAATTTAACGTAGAGGCTGTCTCCATGCCAGTCATCTCGTTATACATATCTGCGCAATCATCCCAGTTTACGCCACCATCTTTGCCCTTTACTTTTTGCAAAGTAGGCGAAAATACTCTCTCTAAAATCGCTTGATAATCAACCAGCCCTTGCATCTTTCTCCCCTTGGTTATTTAAATCTACCCTACAAAAAGGACAAATTTAAAGAGCCTAAAGCCAAAATAAATTTGGCTTTAGTTTTGGTTTTAGAATTTAACTTCAGCTGATAACATAAAAGTTCTTGATTGTCCTAAGAATAGGCTAGAGCCTGTTTTATTGTCTGTTCCATCAATGTTTGACGGGAACATTCCGACCCAGTATTTTTTATCAAATACGTTATTTACGTTAAATCTTAGCGTAGTTTGCTTTCCTAGCCACTCTTTGGTCACGTAGCGGATGCCAAGATCGGTTGTAAAGTAAGCAGGAGCTGCATTTATGTTACGTTGATCAGCATAACGTTTGCCAGTATAGTGAAAATTTGCACTTAATGCTAGCTTATTTGTATTTGGTACAAGGTAGTCAAAGAGTAGGTTTGATTGCACGCGCGGCTCGCCAACTACGATTTTACCCTCTGCGTAGGTTTGTTTTGCTCTTTTTAGCTTAGGCTGGATTAGCGCGATACCGCCCATTACGCTAAGATCGTTTGTGATCTTACCGCCTGCGCTGACTTCAAGTCCTCTATTTACTTGCTCGCCTTGCTCGCCGTATTCATTATTGTCGCCAAGATAAATTAATGGGCGTTTGATCTCAAAAAGCGCAGCCGATAGGTCAAGCTCGTCCATCCTAGCCTTTGCGCCAACTTCGTATTGCTTACTTCTGTACGGCTTTACGACAACCGTCTCACCGTATCGCGGGTTGCTTGCGTCGGTGTAGGTATAAGCAGATCCGCCTTGCAAGCTATCAGCATATGTGAAATACAAGCTGACGTTCTCAACTGGGCGGTAGATGAGGCTTCCTGCATAGCTATTGCCGCTTTTGTCGTAGCTTTTTACACCCGTTTGCTTGTTTTTACTTTCGAAGTTGCTTCTAGCCGCACTTAAAATGACGCTAAAATAGTCGTTTATTTTGATGTCGTCAGCGATAGTTATATTTTTCATAATAGTATCGCTACTTTTATAAGCTCCGCTTGCTTTTTTTGTGTTAGGCTGTGCAAAGACGCGCGGACTATATAAGTTAGAATTTCCTAAAGAAACTGGTCTTGAAGCAGGATTTCTAGCACCATATAAAGTCCATATATATCCATTTGTTTGCACGCCAAGATTGTGTTCTATGCCAAATGTTTCAAATTCGGTTATAGCCTTTGCAAACCAGCTTTGCACGTCAAATCTTTGAGCTGCACCGCCACCGCCACCAGCTTTTACGTCAAAATCACCGTTTTGATTAGTAAAAGTTTTGCTTGTGCCATACATATCACGGATGGCCTTTTGCCACTGATAGCTACCTCGAAATACCAATTCTCGGTAGGTGCGTATTTAAATTTAGCGCTTGCAGTCGTTGTTTTTAGATCACTTCCAGCCCACTCTTGTTCTAAACCAGCTTTAGTAGTTTTAGTAGCACTTGGAATATCAAAATTTAAGACACCGTTATCACCTGGCATAGAAAAGCCACCAGGATTTCCTAACATTTTATGTCTGTAGTAGCTAAAATTTGTCTCGATCGTGAAATTTTCAGTTAAATAAAAGTCAAGTCCAAGACTAGCCAAATTTCTTTCGTAGTCGCTTTTTTTAGCTTGTTTTGCACCGTCGCTTTTATAAAACACACCACGATATCCAACATGTTCAAATCTATTTGAAGTATCCCAACCTATACCAAAATTTGAGCGGCTCGTATAGTCAGCCCAAACCGTATTTGAGAAAGGTATCGGACGTTTTCTTGTGTAGTTAAAAAAGCCTGCTGGATTTTGTCCGCCATAAAGTGAGCCAGCAAGTCCGTTTTGGATTTGCAGACCTTCAAACATATACATCGGAATAGCTGTCGTAGAAACCGCATAAAAACCGTCCCAAAGTACGTTTCCAACGACTGATCCCTCAAAGCCACGCGTTTGCGGACGACCGACTTCTATACCACCTCTGGTTTGAATTTGCGCCGAAGGGAAGTATTTTACTGCGTCTTCAAAACCTGCTACACCTTGGTTGTTCATAGCTTCAATAGACATTGTATTTACCTGATAAGGCATATCAAGCACTCTTTTTCCTGCTAGAGGACCACTAGCAACGCCTTTGTTTAGTATGCCTTCGCTGATACCACTCTCGCTGATGTTATCACCGACTGAATTTACTTCAATACCCTCAAGCTTTGTCGTTTGCACAGCAAAAACTTGACTTAAAAAACCACTGCACATCAGAAGTGCAGCACATGTTGCAACTGAGATTTTGTAACTCAACTTTTACTCCTTTTACAAAAATTTTACATCTGAAATGTTACTAAAACAAATCTTAAATATAATTTATTAATTTATTAAATATTTAAAAATATATTTTATTTAAGAAAGCTAAAATAAGGCATTATGAGAACGATTTTTAAAAATTTCATAGCTTTGATAAGATAAATAAATACTATAAATATAATCTTTTATATCGACAAGTGATGCTTTAAATTTTAATAAAAGTAATAATTGATTTTTCTGTTTATAGTAGAAATTTTGGCTAAAAATTAGCCAAAATTTATTTTAAAAGCTCTTTTGCATATTTTAGGCCTAGCTCATAAGCTTTAGCATTTGCTTCTTTGACCTTGGCTGGCACGCTTGCTAGCATCTCTTCACGCACTAAATTTTCATCCATGCACTTGCTCATCGCCACAGCCACGCCAAGAGCTACAACACTTTGAGTGATGACATTTCCAACCTCGTCTTTTGCGATAGAGATGATAGGAATTTCATAAATTTTCCAGCGCTTTTTGTCTTCATCACTTACTTTTACCAAATTTGGCTCGACAACGATCGCTCCGCCCTCTTTCACGCCACTTTTAAAGGCGTTGTAGCTTATCTGCGCAGTGGCAAGCATAAAGTCTATCTCGCCCTCGTTTGCATAAGGATATAAAATTTCTTTCTCATCAAGTATGATATCGACCTTCGTTGGACCGCCACGCACCTGAGATGTGTAGGTAGAGGCCTTGACGCCGTATCCGCCTGCTTTTATCTTGGCAGCTGAGAGGATCTCGCCTGCTAGTATGACGCCCTGTCCGCCAACGCCGACAAATCTTAGCTGTGACTTCATGCTAGCTCCTCAAAATTTATCGCTTCATTGCTCATTGCAGCCCTTCTTACCTTGTCGTAAGCCTTGGTGTATTCGATCTTTTCTTCATCTTTGTGAAGCACACCAAGTGGGAAAATGCCCTTTTTCTCTTCGTCGCTTAACATGTCAAATTTAACCTTGCTAGTCGTGCGGCCTTTTATCCACTCTAAATTTTTCACCGCCTCGCCCATTTTGTTTTTACGACCTAAATTTATGTGGCAGTTTGAAAATACATCAAAAAAGCTGTATCCATCGTGGCTAAAGCCCTCTACAAAGAGCTTTGTAAGCTTCTCTGGCTCGATGACGCTACCACGTGCGACAAAGCTAGCACCTGCGGCAGTTGCGAGCTTACAGGCGTCAAAGCTAGGATCGATGTTGCCGTATTGCGCTGTGACCGTCCACATACCCTTTGGCGTGGTTGGGCTGGTTTGCGAGTTTGTTAGCGCGTAGATGAAGTTGTTGATTAGGATGTGATTTAGCCCGATATTTCGGCGGCATCCGTGTATCGTGTGGTTGCCTCCGATCGCTAGTCCGTCGCCATCGCCAGTTACTACGATTACGTGCTTATCCGGATTTGCCATCTTTACGCCAGTGGCGTAGGCTACGGCTCTGCCGTGAGTTGTGTGAATGGTGTTGCAGTCGAGGTATCCGCTAAAGCGACCAGAGCAGCCTATACCTGAGACCACGCAAACGTCGTTCATATCCCAGCCCATGGTGTCGATAGCTCGGATGAGCGCCTTTAGTATGACGCCATCGCCACAGCCCCAGCACCAAAGAGTAGGCATTTTATCTGTTCGTAAATATTTATCGTAATTAAAAGCCATAAATTTCTCCTATCTTCGCCTCGATCTCGCTTGGGCTTATCGGTCTGCCGTTTGCTTTTAGCAGTTTTGCAAAGTCATCTCTTAATATGATTTTTGAAATTTCGCCACTATACTGACCTAAATTTAGCTCGCAGACTAAAATTTTATTAAATTTATTTGATATCTCTTTTAGCTTTTTAGCTGGAGCTGGAAAAAGTGTGAGTGGCTTAAACAGCCCTACTTTTAGCCCTCTTTCACGTAAATTTAAGATCGCTTGCTTGGCTGAAAGCGCCACGCTACCAAAGGCGATGATGCAAATTTCAGCGTCGTTAAGCATAAACTCTTCAAATTTCTCGCACTCATCAGTGTGTAAATTTATCTTATCAAATAGCCTGTTCATTGAGTATTCAACGATCTTGCCATCTTCTGTTGGAAAGCCAGTAGCGCCGTGATGAAGCCCAGTGATATGGTAGTGGTAGCCTTTAAAGAAAGGATTTAACGTAGCTGGCTCATCGGGTGCTGCCTCGTAGGGTTTATACTCTTTTGGCTTGCCACCAAATTCTCTTCTTTTATAAATTTCTAGCTCGCTGATTTCTGGCAAACGCACCCTTGCTTGCATGTGTCCTATCGTCTCATCAAGTAGCAGCATAACTGGCGTCATAAACCTAGCTGCGAGGTTAAATGCTCGAACTGTCTGCGTATAGCACTCCTCGAGGCTGCTAGGGGCTAGCACTATCATATTTATATCGCCATGAGTTGGGTTTTTAGCCTGCAAGATATCGCCTTGTGCGACGCGGGTTGGCAAGCCAGTTGAAGGGCCGCCGCGCATGACATTTACGATGACAAGTGGTATCTCAGCGATAAAGCCAAGGCCTATTTGCTCAGCCTTTAGTGAAATTCCAGGCCCTGAGCTAGCAGTCATCGCCTTAGCTCCGCTCGCACTTGCACCAAGAGAAACTGAAATTCCAGCTATCTCATCTTCCATTTGTATAAATGTACCGCCATGTTTTGGCAAAAGCACGCTTAGCTCATGGGCGATCTCGCTACTTGGAGTGATCGGATATCCGCCAAAGAAGTTACAGCCGCACTCGACCGCAGCCCTTGCTACTAGGGCATTTCCAGTTGATACTAGCTCTCTCATGCGCTCTCTCCAAGCTTTGCAAATTTATTTGCCTTTACGGCAGCGGCCCGCTCTTTGCTCTCAGGCGTTAGCTTTGCAAATTTAAAGCCTTTTTCAGCCACATAAATGGCAAAATCAGGGCAGTGAAGCTCGCAGTCGCGACAGCCTATGCATGAGTCAGCATAGACGACCTCTATCATCTTACCAAGTACCGCCTTTGGCTCAAGTCTCATCGCTAGCACGCCTGCTGGGCAGTAGCTCACGCAGACATCACAGGCTTTACACCTGCTCTCATCGACCCAAACAGGTACATTTTCTTTTATTATCATCTATATTCCTAATCCAAATTTTCTTTTAAAAATTTAATGTTTTTTCTAATATCAGCTTCGCTTTTACTTAGCTGCTCTTGCTCACTTTCATTTATATTTAGCTCTAAAATTTCTTTTAAGCCATCATGTCCAAGTCTTACTAGCCTGCCGCAACTTAGCTCATCATCAAGAAGCACGCTAGCGCTTAAAATTTCATCACTCTTGCCCATGATCGCTTCACACATTTTCACAACTGCAGCTGCTGGTGCATAGTAAGCTGAAGTGCCAAGGAGTTTAACGATCTTTGCGCCACCTGTACTTGTCTCTTTTTTAAGAGTTGTTAGCTCATTTTCGTTTAAATTTTCGCTGATATTGCTAGCAGATACGATCATCTCGTCGTTGTGAGCACCAATTATCTTTGTCTTTAGCTTTTTTGCATCTTTATCTTTTAGAAGTGCTAGCTCATATCTGCATCTTGCACCATCCAGCTCACCAGCCATGCCGATCACTTTATTTTTGCTAAAACCGCTAAATTTGTGAGCCGTCCAAACCATCACATCAAGCGGATTTGTCACGACGATTATCACCGCATTTGGTGCAAATTTTGCGATATTTTGAGCTGTTTGTTTTACGACTACGGCATTTTTAAGAAGCAAGTCCTCTCTTGTTTGACCCTCTTTCCTTGGGCTTCCAGCAGTTATCACTACGATATCACTGCCCTCTATTAGCATAAAGTCATCGCCACCACAAACGATAGTTTTTGCGTTAAACACGCAGCTTGACTGCGCTAGATCGATCGCTTTTGCGCGTGCCACATCACCAAATATATCCACAAGCGCGATCTCATCGCAAACTTCTCTCATACAAAGCGCATATGCTATGCTCGCACCGACGTTTCCAGCTCCAACTATACTTATTTTCATTTTCTCATCCTATTATTTGATTTAAAATTTTACTTGGTCTCATGACCTCATTTGCCCTCACTTCATCTGGCAAATAATATCCACCAAATTCCACGCTTGCACCATCATTTTGTCTTATCTCTTTTAAAATTTCGTTCTCATTTTTCTCTAGATCGTCCGCTAAATTTTCAAAAATTTTACTTAAAATTCTGCCACTTTTTGCCATTTCTCTTGCCCAAAAAAGCGCTAGATAGAAGTGTGACTCCCTAGTATCAAGAGTGGCATTTGGCGTTTTGTTTTCGTCCAAATAGCTAGCAACCGCTCTATTTAGCGCATCACTTAGCTCTTTTGCCTCTTTTTTTTGCTTAGCAAATGCCAAATGCTCGAGCGAAGCACTAAGCGCTAAAAACTCGCCCAGACTATCCCAAAGTAGATGATTTTTCTCTTTTAGCTCTTTTACAAGCGTTGGGGCCGTTCCGCCAGCACCTGTTTCAAACATCGCTCCACCAGCAAGTAGCGGCACAACTGAGAGCATTTTTGAGCTACCACCTAGCTCAAAGATCGGAAAAAGATCGGTTAAATAATCTCTTAAAACGTTACCAGTTACACTTATAACGTTTTTGCCAGCTCTTATTACCTCAAGCGTTTTCGTAGTCGCTTGCTCGTAGTTTAAAATTTCAAATTTTACGCCAGCGCTAGCAAATTTCTCTCTAAATTTTTCAAATTTAGCTATCAAATTTCTATCGTGAGCACGGCTACTATCTAGCCAAAATATAAGCTCATCTTTTGAAATTTTGCCTCTTTTTAAAGCAAGCTCAAACCACGCATTTATCGCATCATCCTTTGCCTGAGTCATCCTAAAAATGTCGCCCTTTTTGACGCTAAATTTAAAGACACTCTCGCCAGCCTCATCAAAAACAACAAATTCTCCATCTTCTTTTGCGATGAAAGTCTTATCATGGCTGCCATACTCCTCGGCCTTTTTGGCCATTAGCCCTACGTTTGCCACGCTGCCAATCTTGCTCACATCAAGTGCGCCATACTCTTTAAAGTCCGCTATGCAAGCCTCATAAACCCTAGCGTAGGTCCTATCTGGGATCATGCAAAGCGAGAAATTTAGCTCGCCACTTCTATCTTTTACCTTGCCAGAGTTTCTAATGAGCGCTGGCACGGAGGCATCGATGATGACATCATTTGGTACATCAAAGTTGCTAGCACTTTCATTTAATGCCCAAATTTTTGCCTTTTTGCTCAAAATTTCATCAAATTTAGCCAAAATTTCATCTTTGTTTTTAAGCTGTGAAATTTTAGCAAACATATCTTTTAAGCCGTTTTTAGCCTCCATGCCGTGAGCCTTAAATTCTTCGCCATATTCAGTAAAAGCCTCTTTGAAATAGCTTTTTATCGCATGCGCAAAGATGACTGGATCGCTAACTTTCATCATCGTGCATTTTAGGTGCAGACTCAAGGTCAAATTCTCTTTTTTTGCCTCTTCAAAACAGTTTTCATAAAATTTATCAAGTTCATTTATGCTTAAAAAGGTGGCATCTACGATCTCGCCGCTTTGAACTGCAAGCTCTTTTAAAAGTTCTTTTTTGCCCTCTATACTTATAAAATTTACATAAAATTTCTCATCTTTACTGGCGATAATTGAGCGCTCATTCTCATAAAAATCGCCCTTTTGCATGTAGCAAATTTTAGTTTTATTTGTCTTGTCCCAGTCGCCATTGCTGTGAGGATGCTTTTTGGCAAATTCTTTAACCGGTGGCAAGACTCTTCTATCTGAGTTTCCTTGCCTAAGCACTGGATTTACCGCGCTGCCAAGCACTTTTTGGTATTTTTTAGCAACCTCTTCGTCGTAGTCTGTGATGATCTCATCTGGGTAAAACGGCACATTTATGCCCTTGC
Coding sequences within:
- a CDS encoding NADP-dependent isocitrate dehydrogenase; the protein is MSDIIWTKTDEAPLFASYSLFPIVKSFLSRADISITRADISLAGRILSLFSKELGLNKSDELELLGELTSHKEANIIKLPNISATLVQLKAAIEELRSKGINVPFYPDEIITDYDEEVAKKYQKVLGSAVNPVLRQGNSDRRVLPPVKEFAKKHPHSNGDWDKTNKTKICYMQKGDFYENERSIIASKDEKFYVNFISIEGKKELLKELAVQSGEIVDATFLSINELDKFYENCFEEAKKENLTLSLHLKCTMMKVSDPVIFAHAIKSYFKEAFTEYGEEFKAHGMEAKNGLKDMFAKISQLKNKDEILAKFDEILSKKAKIWALNESASNFDVPNDVIIDASVPALIRNSGKVKDRSGELNFSLCMIPDRTYARVYEACIADFKEYGALDVSKIGSVANVGLMAKKAEEYGSHDKTFIAKEDGEFVVFDEAGESVFKFSVKKGDIFRMTQAKDDAINAWFELALKRGKISKDELIFWLDSSRAHDRNLIAKFEKFREKFASAGVKFEILNYEQATTKTLEVIRAGKNVISVTGNVLRDYLTDLFPIFELGGSSKMLSVVPLLAGGAMFETGAGGTAPTLVKELKEKNHLLWDSLGEFLALSASLEHLAFAKQKKEAKELSDALNRAVASYLDENKTPNATLDTRESHFYLALFWAREMAKSGRILSKIFENLADDLEKNENEILKEIRQNDGASVEFGGYYLPDEVRANEVMRPSKILNQIIG